A DNA window from Rhizobium sp. NXC14 contains the following coding sequences:
- a CDS encoding saccharopine dehydrogenase C-terminal domain-containing protein, with product MSFEKIAVLGLGKVGRLAATLLHEGGFKVIGVDAQLPLGELPFTCRAGDISDPQVIGELLSNVEAVLSCLPYHLNIELARAAHLAGIHYFDLTEDVPTTNFIIELSKTARGLMAPQCGLAPGFVGIVGASLADGFDRCRSIRMRVGALPQHPTGLLGYAFNWSPEGVVNEYLNDCEVIEAGVRKLVSPMEWHETIYVGGVKLEAFTTSGGLGTMCDTMLGTVDNLDYKTMRYPGHMELMNFFFHELLMRDKRKLAGEILTNAKPPVEDDVVYVHVAAEGTENGSLRRKEFVRAYYPIEIAGARRTAIAWTTSASVVAVIEMVRDGLLPAAGFLHQEHIPLEMFLKTPTGSLFKAGATSHG from the coding sequence ATGAGTTTCGAAAAGATCGCCGTTCTCGGCCTCGGCAAGGTCGGGCGGCTGGCGGCAACGCTGTTGCATGAAGGCGGCTTCAAGGTCATTGGTGTCGACGCGCAGCTGCCCCTGGGCGAGCTGCCCTTTACATGCCGCGCAGGCGACATATCCGATCCGCAGGTGATCGGCGAACTGCTCTCGAACGTTGAGGCGGTGCTGTCTTGCCTGCCCTATCACCTGAACATCGAGCTGGCTCGCGCTGCCCATCTTGCCGGCATTCATTACTTCGATCTTACGGAAGACGTCCCAACCACCAATTTCATCATCGAACTGTCGAAGACCGCCCGCGGACTGATGGCGCCGCAATGCGGCCTGGCGCCCGGTTTCGTCGGCATCGTCGGCGCAAGCCTGGCCGACGGCTTCGATCGCTGCCGATCGATCCGCATGCGCGTCGGCGCCCTGCCGCAGCATCCCACGGGTCTTCTCGGCTATGCCTTCAACTGGTCGCCGGAAGGCGTCGTCAACGAATATCTGAATGATTGCGAGGTCATCGAAGCCGGCGTGCGCAAGCTCGTCTCGCCGATGGAGTGGCACGAGACCATCTATGTCGGTGGTGTCAAGCTCGAAGCCTTCACGACATCGGGCGGCCTCGGCACCATGTGCGACACCATGCTCGGCACGGTTGACAATCTCGACTACAAGACCATGCGTTATCCCGGCCATATGGAGCTGATGAACTTCTTCTTCCATGAGCTCTTGATGCGCGACAAGCGCAAGCTCGCCGGCGAGATCCTGACCAATGCCAAGCCGCCTGTCGAAGACGATGTCGTCTACGTGCACGTGGCCGCGGAAGGCACGGAGAACGGCAGCCTGCGTCGCAAGGAATTCGTGCGCGCTTATTACCCGATCGAGATCGCCGGCGCCCGCCGCACAGCGATCGCCTGGACGACGTCGGCCTCGGTCGTCGCCGTCATCGAGATGGTCCGCGATGGTCTCTTGCCGGCGGCCGGTTTCCTGCACCAGGAACACATTCCGCTGGAGATGTTCCTGAAGACGCCGACCGGCAGCCTCTTCAAGGCAGGCGCCACCAGCCACGGCTGA
- the hemW gene encoding radical SAM family heme chaperone HemW: MGNFDTPSLSRDAALLPDTGEPGFGVYVHWPFCAAKCPYCDFNSHVRHQPVDQERFASAFLKEMAAVRAMSGPKTVTSIFLGGGTPSLMKPKTVDAILDGIARHWHVPAGIEITMEANPSSVEAERFRGYRAAGVNRVSLGVQALNDRDLKFLGRLHDVADALKAIRLAREIFPRMSFDLIYARPDQTVEEWEKELKEAISYAVDHLSLYQLTIEEGTPFFGLHKSGKLIVPDGEQSALLYEATQEITAREGMPAYEVSNHARPGAESRHNLTYWRYGDYAGIGPGAHGRLTRGHEKLATATERKPEAWLEMVERDGHGILDEERLGFEEQSDELLLMGLRLREGVDLARWQQLSGRELDPKREEFLLEHKFVERIGNSRLRCTPSGMLILDSVVADLAC, from the coding sequence GTGGGCAATTTCGATACGCCAAGCCTCTCGCGCGACGCCGCGCTGCTGCCCGATACCGGCGAGCCCGGCTTCGGCGTCTATGTGCATTGGCCCTTCTGCGCGGCGAAGTGTCCCTATTGCGACTTCAACAGCCATGTACGCCATCAGCCGGTGGACCAGGAGCGCTTTGCATCGGCCTTTCTGAAGGAGATGGCGGCAGTTCGGGCAATGAGCGGGCCGAAGACGGTGACGAGCATCTTCCTCGGCGGCGGCACGCCATCGCTGATGAAGCCGAAAACGGTCGATGCCATTCTCGACGGCATCGCGCGGCACTGGCATGTGCCCGCCGGCATCGAAATCACCATGGAAGCCAATCCGTCGAGCGTCGAGGCCGAACGGTTCCGCGGCTACCGCGCGGCCGGCGTCAACCGTGTCTCGCTCGGCGTACAGGCGCTGAACGACCGCGATCTGAAATTCCTCGGCCGGCTGCATGACGTCGCCGACGCGCTGAAGGCGATCCGGCTGGCGCGCGAGATCTTCCCGCGCATGTCCTTCGACCTCATCTATGCCCGGCCGGACCAGACGGTCGAGGAATGGGAGAAGGAACTGAAGGAAGCGATCTCCTATGCGGTCGACCATCTGTCGCTCTATCAGCTGACCATCGAGGAAGGCACGCCCTTCTTCGGCCTGCACAAATCAGGCAAGCTGATCGTGCCGGACGGCGAGCAATCGGCCCTGCTCTACGAGGCGACGCAGGAGATCACGGCGCGTGAGGGCATGCCCGCCTACGAGGTTTCCAATCATGCCCGGCCGGGTGCCGAAAGCCGCCATAACCTGACCTATTGGCGTTACGGCGACTATGCCGGCATCGGTCCGGGCGCGCACGGCCGCCTGACGCGTGGGCATGAGAAGCTCGCGACGGCGACCGAGCGCAAGCCGGAAGCCTGGCTCGAGATGGTCGAGCGCGACGGCCACGGCATTCTCGATGAGGAGCGGCTCGGTTTCGAGGAACAGTCGGACGAACTGCTGCTGATGGGACTGCGGCTCAGGGAAGGCGTCGATCTCGCCCGCTGGCAGCAGCTTTCGGGCCGTGAGCTCGACCCGAAACGCGAGGAATTCCTGCTCGAACATAAATTCGTCGAGCGGATCGGCAATTCGCGGCTGCGCTGCACGCCATCGGGCATGCTGATCCTCGATTCCGTCGTCGCCGATCTCGCCTGCTGA
- the rdgB gene encoding RdgB/HAM1 family non-canonical purine NTP pyrophosphatase — MRKLETKTIVVASHNAGKIREIQELIGPLGFTAKSAAELNFVEPDETGTSFEENATIKAVASANAAGMPALSDDSGLVVDALGGDPGVYTANWAETADGTRDFDMAMAKVEKALQDAGATTPEQRGARFVSVLCLAWPDGHTELFRGEVEGHVVWPPRGTQGFGYDPVFQPEGYDVTFGEMSGEEKHGWNLGKPQALSHRARAFKLFVETCLEA; from the coding sequence TTGCGCAAGCTCGAAACCAAAACAATCGTCGTCGCCAGCCACAATGCCGGCAAGATCCGCGAGATCCAGGAATTGATCGGGCCGCTTGGCTTCACCGCCAAATCCGCGGCCGAACTGAATTTCGTCGAACCTGACGAGACCGGCACGAGCTTCGAGGAGAATGCGACGATCAAGGCGGTGGCCTCGGCCAATGCCGCCGGCATGCCGGCGCTTTCGGATGATTCCGGGCTGGTGGTCGACGCGCTCGGTGGCGATCCCGGCGTCTACACCGCCAACTGGGCGGAGACCGCAGACGGCACGCGCGATTTCGACATGGCGATGGCCAAGGTGGAAAAGGCGCTGCAGGATGCCGGCGCAACGACGCCTGAACAGCGCGGGGCGCGTTTCGTCAGCGTGCTCTGCCTTGCCTGGCCGGACGGGCATACCGAGCTTTTCCGCGGCGAGGTCGAAGGCCATGTCGTCTGGCCGCCGCGCGGCACGCAAGGCTTCGGCTACGATCCGGTCTTTCAGCCCGAGGGTTATGACGTCACCTTCGGCGAAATGAGCGGCGAGGAGAAACACGGCTGGAACCTCGGCAAGCCGCAGGCGCTGTCGCACCGGGCCCGTGCCTTCAAACTTTTCGTCGAAACCTGCCTGGAGGCATAA
- a CDS encoding VOC family protein, with amino-acid sequence MNAMLEGMLETALYARDLDQAETFYEGVLGLEKISRAGNRHVFFRCGPGVLLIFNPEETIKPPAADALQVPPHGATGQGHACFRVSGRNIDAMAERLKAADVAIESEVHWPNGGRSIYFRDPAGNSLECAEAKIWGLEQDI; translated from the coding sequence ATGAATGCCATGCTGGAAGGCATGTTGGAAACGGCGCTTTATGCGCGCGATCTCGATCAGGCCGAGACGTTCTACGAGGGCGTTCTCGGGCTTGAAAAGATCTCCCGCGCCGGCAACCGGCATGTCTTCTTCCGCTGTGGGCCAGGCGTTCTCCTCATCTTCAACCCCGAAGAAACGATAAAGCCGCCGGCAGCCGACGCGCTGCAGGTGCCGCCGCATGGCGCGACCGGCCAGGGCCATGCCTGTTTTCGTGTGTCCGGCCGCAATATCGATGCCATGGCCGAACGGCTGAAGGCGGCTGATGTCGCGATCGAATCCGAGGTGCACTGGCCAAATGGCGGCCGCTCGATCTATTTCCGCGACCCTGCCGGCAACAGCCTGGAATGCGCGGAGGCAAAAATCTGGGGCCTCGAACAGGATATCTGA
- the rph gene encoding ribonuclease PH, which produces MRPSGRKTDQMRKVSFERNFSKHAEGSCLVKFGDTHVLCTASLEEKTPPWLRNTGKGWVTAEYGMLPRATGERMKREAAAGKQGGRTQEIQRLIGRSLRAVVDLQALGEKQITLDCDVIQADGGTRTASITGGWIALYDCLKWMESRNMIKVDRVLKDHVAAISCGVFANQPVIDLDYLEDSSAETDANFVMTGAGGIVEIQGTAEGTPFSEEEFSSLMRLAKNGISELVTLQKEAIAG; this is translated from the coding sequence ATGCGGCCTTCAGGCAGAAAAACCGACCAGATGCGCAAGGTCTCGTTCGAGCGCAATTTTTCCAAGCATGCGGAAGGCTCCTGCCTGGTGAAATTCGGCGATACTCATGTGCTTTGCACCGCAAGCCTCGAGGAAAAGACGCCGCCATGGCTGCGCAACACCGGCAAGGGCTGGGTCACGGCCGAATACGGCATGCTGCCGCGGGCGACCGGCGAGCGCATGAAACGCGAGGCCGCCGCCGGCAAGCAGGGCGGCCGCACGCAGGAAATCCAACGGCTGATCGGCCGGTCGCTGCGCGCCGTCGTCGATCTGCAGGCGCTCGGCGAAAAGCAGATCACGCTCGATTGCGACGTCATCCAGGCCGATGGCGGCACACGGACGGCCTCGATCACCGGCGGCTGGATCGCGCTTTACGATTGCCTGAAATGGATGGAAAGCCGCAACATGATCAAGGTCGACCGGGTCCTGAAGGATCATGTCGCCGCCATCTCCTGCGGCGTTTTCGCCAACCAGCCGGTGATCGACCTCGATTATCTCGAGGATTCCTCTGCCGAGACCGATGCGAACTTCGTCATGACCGGCGCCGGCGGCATCGTCGAAATCCAGGGCACGGCCGAAGGCACGCCGTTCAGCGAAGAGGAATTCAGCTCTCTGATGCGGCTTGCCAAGAACGGCATCAGCGAACTCGTCACCCTGCAGAAAGAGGCGATTGCGGGATGA
- the hrcA gene encoding heat-inducible transcriptional repressor HrcA gives MGIRSTSVSDAVAALDERSREIFRRIVEGYLESGEPLGSRNLSRLLPMSLSPASVRNVMSDLEELGLIYSPHVSAGRLPTQIGLRFFVDAFMQIGDLSAEDRASIDRQVRAESGGNPVESMMNEASRMLSGISRGAGLVITSKSDPVLKHVEFIRLEPTKALAVLVGDHDQVENRIIELPAGITSSQLTEAANFLNAHMSGQTLPELRKQLSRLKDDVRHELDALSRDLVERGIAVWAGSPEEGKPAQLIIRGRANLLEGLAGAEDLDRLRMLFDDLEKKDSLIELLNLAESGSGVRIFIGSENKLFSLSGSSLIVAPYRDDDDRIVGAVGVIGPTRLNYSRIVPMVDYTAQLVSRLSRNPL, from the coding sequence ATGGGCATCAGGTCGACGTCGGTTTCGGATGCCGTTGCTGCGCTGGACGAGCGCTCCAGAGAAATTTTTCGCCGCATCGTCGAGGGTTATCTCGAAAGCGGCGAGCCGCTCGGCTCGCGCAATCTGTCGCGCCTGTTGCCGATGTCACTCTCGCCGGCGTCGGTGCGAAATGTCATGAGCGATCTCGAGGAACTCGGTCTCATCTATTCCCCCCATGTCAGCGCCGGCCGGCTGCCGACCCAGATCGGGCTGCGCTTCTTCGTCGATGCCTTCATGCAGATCGGCGATCTCTCCGCCGAGGACCGCGCCAGTATCGACCGCCAAGTGCGGGCCGAAAGCGGCGGCAATCCGGTGGAATCGATGATGAACGAGGCGAGCCGCATGCTTTCCGGCATCTCGCGCGGGGCCGGCCTCGTCATCACCTCGAAAAGCGATCCGGTGCTGAAACATGTCGAGTTCATCCGGCTTGAACCGACAAAGGCGCTCGCCGTGCTCGTCGGCGATCACGACCAGGTGGAAAACCGCATCATCGAACTGCCTGCAGGCATCACCTCCTCGCAGTTGACGGAGGCGGCGAATTTCCTCAACGCGCACATGTCTGGCCAGACGCTGCCGGAGCTGCGCAAACAATTAAGCCGTTTGAAGGATGATGTCCGCCACGAGCTCGATGCGCTCTCGCGCGATCTTGTAGAGCGCGGCATCGCCGTCTGGGCCGGCAGCCCGGAGGAGGGAAAGCCCGCCCAGCTGATCATCCGCGGCCGCGCCAACCTGCTCGAGGGCCTTGCCGGCGCCGAAGATCTCGACCGGCTTCGCATGCTGTTCGACGATCTCGAAAAAAAGGACAGCCTGATCGAGCTTCTCAACCTGGCCGAAAGCGGTTCGGGCGTGCGCATCTTCATCGGTTCGGAAAACAAGCTCTTCTCGCTGTCCGGCTCGTCGCTCATCGTCGCGCCCTATCGCGACGATGATGACCGGATTGTCGGCGCTGTCGGCGTCATCGGCCCGACGCGGCTCAATTATTCCCGCATCGTGCCGATGGTGGATTACACCGCTCAGCTCGTCTCCCGCCTGTCGCGCAATCCGCTTTGA
- the grpE gene encoding nucleotide exchange factor GrpE, which produces MTDETTKNGPDATAADAAADAAVNVETATVEQEEAKQPDPLELLKAENAELRDRYLRLAAEMDNLRRRTEREVKDAKSYSVAGFARDMLAVSDNLRRALDAISPEAKATADAGLTTLIEGVEMTERSMLSALERHGVRKLEPVGQKFDPNFHQAMFEVPNSEVPNNTVVQVVQAGFTIGERVLRPAMVGVAKGGPKPVEAEANSVFDEKDA; this is translated from the coding sequence ATGACCGATGAAACGACGAAAAACGGACCTGACGCAACTGCGGCCGATGCCGCAGCCGACGCTGCCGTCAACGTCGAGACTGCCACTGTCGAGCAGGAGGAGGCCAAGCAGCCGGATCCGCTCGAGCTTCTGAAGGCCGAGAATGCCGAGCTGCGTGACCGCTATCTGCGACTTGCCGCCGAGATGGATAATCTGCGCCGTCGCACCGAGCGCGAGGTGAAGGATGCAAAATCCTATTCCGTCGCCGGTTTCGCACGCGACATGCTCGCCGTCTCGGACAATTTGCGCCGGGCGCTGGACGCCATCTCTCCCGAGGCCAAAGCCACGGCCGACGCCGGCCTCACCACGCTGATCGAAGGTGTGGAAATGACCGAGCGCTCGATGCTCTCGGCGTTGGAGCGACACGGCGTTCGCAAGCTGGAGCCGGTCGGCCAGAAATTCGATCCGAATTTCCATCAGGCAATGTTCGAGGTGCCGAACTCCGAAGTGCCGAACAACACCGTCGTCCAGGTCGTGCAGGCCGGCTTCACCATCGGCGAGCGCGTCCTGCGCCCGGCCATGGTCGGCGTCGCCAAGGGCGGCCCGAAACCGGTCGAGGCCGAAGCCAATTCCGTCTTCGACGAGAAGGACGCCTGA
- a CDS encoding nucleoside hydrolase, with translation MASARKIIIDTDPGQDDAAAIMLAFGSPDELEVLGITTVAGNVPLSLTSRNARIVCELCGRTDVKVFAGADKPIARKLVTAEHVHGKTGLDGPVLPEPTMALQPGHSVDFIIETLRREPEGTVTLCTLGPLTNIGMAFQKAPDIVARIRELVMMGGGFFEGGNITPAAEFNIYVDPEAADIVFRSGVPIVMMPLDVTHQLLTRKDRVKRIDEIGTAPAKAMVEMLEFFERFDIEKYGSDGGPLHDPTVVAYLLKPELFQGRDCNVEIEVRSELTAGMTVVDWWHVTDRKRNAKVMRYVDADGFFDLLIERFARI, from the coding sequence ATGGCAAGCGCGAGAAAGATCATCATCGACACCGATCCCGGCCAGGACGACGCGGCCGCCATCATGCTGGCTTTCGGCAGCCCGGATGAGCTCGAGGTGCTGGGGATCACGACGGTCGCCGGCAACGTGCCGCTGTCTCTCACCAGCCGCAACGCGCGCATCGTCTGCGAACTCTGCGGCCGCACGGATGTGAAGGTTTTCGCTGGCGCCGACAAGCCGATCGCCCGCAAGCTGGTGACGGCAGAACATGTGCACGGCAAGACCGGCCTCGACGGCCCTGTTCTGCCCGAACCGACGATGGCGCTGCAACCCGGCCATTCCGTCGATTTCATCATCGAGACGCTGCGCCGCGAGCCTGAAGGCACGGTGACGCTCTGCACGCTCGGGCCGCTCACCAATATCGGTATGGCCTTCCAGAAGGCGCCCGACATCGTTGCCCGCATTCGCGAGCTGGTGATGATGGGCGGCGGCTTCTTCGAGGGCGGCAATATTACGCCGGCCGCCGAATTCAACATCTATGTCGATCCCGAGGCGGCCGATATCGTTTTCCGCTCGGGCGTTCCGATCGTGATGATGCCGCTCGACGTGACGCACCAGCTGCTGACCCGCAAGGACCGGGTCAAACGCATAGACGAGATCGGCACGGCTCCGGCAAAGGCGATGGTCGAAATGCTGGAATTCTTCGAACGCTTCGATATCGAGAAATACGGCTCAGACGGCGGGCCGTTGCACGACCCGACGGTCGTCGCCTATCTGCTGAAGCCGGAACTTTTCCAGGGCCGGGACTGCAATGTCGAGATCGAGGTCCGGTCCGAACTTACCGCCGGCATGACCGTCGTCGACTGGTGGCATGTGACCGACCGCAAGCGCAACGCCAAGGTGATGCGTTACGTCGATGCGGACGGTTTCTTCGATCTCCTGATCGAGCGCTTCGCCCGCATCTGA
- a CDS encoding Hsp20 family protein, whose amino-acid sequence MSRITPFASPLLLGFDAMEKTLERISKASDGYPPYNIERIAADSGAPERLRITLAVAGFSEEELDVSTEENQLVIRGRQVEQGERDYLYRGIAARQFQRTFVLADGMQVLGAGLKNGLLSVDLIRPEPARMVKKINISVSQ is encoded by the coding sequence ATGAGCCGCATTACCCCTTTCGCCAGCCCTCTGCTTCTGGGCTTTGACGCCATGGAAAAGACGCTGGAGCGCATTTCCAAGGCGAGCGACGGATACCCGCCTTACAATATCGAACGTATCGCCGCCGACAGCGGCGCGCCCGAGCGTCTGCGCATCACCCTTGCCGTTGCCGGTTTCAGCGAGGAGGAGCTTGATGTCTCCACCGAGGAGAACCAGCTTGTCATCCGCGGCCGTCAGGTGGAGCAGGGCGAGCGGGATTATCTCTATCGCGGCATCGCCGCCCGCCAGTTCCAGCGCACCTTCGTGCTGGCCGACGGCATGCAGGTCTTGGGCGCCGGCCTAAAGAACGGTCTGCTCTCCGTCGATCTAATTCGACCCGAACCCGCCCGCATGGTCAAGAAAATTAACATTTCGGTTTCACAGTAG
- a CDS encoding DUF1150 family protein, which yields MLMKEATSHLTKSELAHIGNGEVAYIRKMRTEEVAKCFPEAPDIDPNVDLWALFGADGTPILLTDNRSSTFFKAAEDELKTVSLH from the coding sequence ATGTTGATGAAAGAAGCCACGTCTCACTTGACCAAATCCGAGCTTGCCCACATCGGCAACGGCGAGGTCGCCTACATCAGAAAGATGCGCACCGAAGAGGTCGCCAAGTGCTTTCCAGAGGCGCCGGATATCGATCCGAATGTCGATCTCTGGGCGCTCTTCGGCGCCGACGGCACGCCGATTCTGCTGACGGACAACCGTTCCAGCACCTTTTTCAAAGCGGCCGAGGACGAATTGAAGACGGTCAGCCTGCACTGA
- a CDS encoding isoprenylcysteine carboxylmethyltransferase family protein, producing MQFLLDIVISITSLSVVGFYAWSLRGHFNSPKMEAGAKLITVVVIATTAFFLYLVWSGTQTLWVQVVGLGFEIGSAGLFWWAVSASREARLRFVFTLDHPDSLVTDGPYRYLRHPFYTSYLLFWSGWALASWSIWSILPVLFFTVVYVIAARSEERKFALSPLASEYEAYRRKTGLLTPWFDWR from the coding sequence ATGCAATTTCTTCTGGACATTGTTATTTCGATCACCAGCCTGAGTGTCGTCGGGTTCTACGCGTGGTCGTTGCGAGGCCACTTCAACTCGCCGAAGATGGAAGCCGGAGCAAAGCTGATCACCGTCGTCGTCATCGCGACGACGGCGTTTTTCCTGTACCTGGTTTGGTCCGGGACGCAGACGCTATGGGTACAGGTCGTCGGACTGGGATTTGAAATCGGGTCGGCGGGCTTGTTCTGGTGGGCGGTGTCGGCGTCGCGAGAGGCCAGGTTGCGCTTTGTGTTCACCCTCGATCACCCAGATAGTCTTGTCACCGACGGTCCCTATCGCTACCTGCGGCACCCTTTTTACACGTCCTACCTGCTCTTCTGGTCGGGGTGGGCGCTGGCATCTTGGTCGATATGGTCGATCCTGCCGGTCTTATTTTTTACGGTTGTCTACGTGATTGCAGCCCGCAGCGAGGAGAGGAAATTCGCCCTATCACCGCTGGCATCCGAATATGAAGCCTATCGGCGCAAGACGGGCTTGCTGACGCCGTGGTTCGATTGGCGATAA
- a CDS encoding alpha/beta hydrolase, with protein sequence MDIFHCTIDTSHGAVRISDTIDGAAALVMIHGSGSSRTVFSQQLHSHLSRNWRLIALDLPGHGESSDARDPQSTYTVTGLADCIGEVAARLGLRRFPVLGWSLGGHVAIEMAGSSNGISGLMLCGTPPIHSGLLGMLRGFHPSFDILLASKENFTSRDVERFQSLCFGDTSNPSFRDAIARADGRLRSVFSRAMLRGQGVDQRRTVEQADIPIAFVNGSYDPFVKLSYFSGLNIQLLFEGKAHVIEGAGHAPFWEKPESFNSMLDRFLNTVAAHEANTDLKNQHCRRSGSQI encoded by the coding sequence ATGGACATATTTCACTGTACAATCGACACCAGCCACGGCGCTGTGCGCATCAGTGACACTATTGATGGCGCTGCTGCACTGGTTATGATACACGGTTCGGGCAGCTCACGGACGGTCTTTTCACAGCAATTACACAGCCATTTGTCCCGGAATTGGCGTCTGATTGCGCTCGATCTTCCGGGACATGGCGAATCGAGCGACGCTCGAGATCCGCAGTCAACTTACACCGTCACCGGTCTTGCCGACTGCATAGGAGAGGTGGCAGCCCGCCTGGGGCTCCGTCGCTTTCCCGTGCTGGGATGGTCGCTTGGCGGTCACGTCGCGATTGAGATGGCGGGCAGCAGCAACGGCATTTCGGGCCTGATGTTGTGCGGCACACCACCGATCCACAGCGGTCTCCTCGGAATGTTGCGGGGATTCCATCCATCATTTGATATTCTTCTGGCATCAAAAGAGAACTTTACATCGCGTGATGTGGAGCGGTTTCAGTCTCTTTGCTTTGGAGACACGAGCAACCCCTCCTTTCGCGATGCCATAGCGCGCGCGGACGGGAGACTAAGGAGCGTTTTTTCTCGCGCAATGTTGCGGGGGCAGGGCGTGGATCAGCGCCGCACCGTCGAACAGGCTGATATACCCATTGCTTTTGTGAATGGATCTTATGACCCCTTTGTCAAACTCAGCTATTTTTCGGGCCTGAACATCCAGTTGCTCTTCGAAGGCAAAGCGCATGTAATAGAAGGGGCTGGACACGCGCCCTTCTGGGAAAAGCCGGAGAGCTTCAACTCGATGCTCGACCGGTTCCTGAACACAGTCGCCGCTCATGAAGCCAATACCGACCTGAAAAATCAACACTGTCGCCGCAGTGGAAGCCAGATATAG
- a CDS encoding tRNA (guanosine(46)-N(7))-methyltransferase TrmB, with protein sequence MTDMERRGRATEAFFGRRKGKALREQQAETLNSLLPAFLIDLSAAPPEPLTSLFPVPVKTLRLEIGFGGGEHLMHRALETPSTGFIGVEPFVNSMQKLLSRVGQTGAQNIRVYNDDATQLLDWLPDASLDHIDLLYPDPWPKRKHWKRRFVSKTNLDRFHRVLKPGGLFCFASDIDTYVNWTLIKCRDHGGFDWLADNAADWLTPYEGWPSTRYEAKARREGRSSAYLTFRKI encoded by the coding sequence ATGACGGATATGGAGCGCCGGGGACGGGCGACCGAAGCCTTTTTCGGTCGCCGCAAGGGAAAGGCCCTGCGCGAACAGCAGGCGGAAACGCTGAATAGCCTGCTCCCGGCATTCCTCATCGATCTCTCGGCGGCTCCCCCGGAGCCGCTGACCTCCCTCTTCCCGGTTCCGGTCAAGACATTGCGGCTGGAAATCGGTTTCGGCGGCGGCGAGCATCTGATGCATCGCGCGCTGGAGACCCCGTCCACCGGCTTCATCGGCGTCGAGCCCTTCGTCAATTCGATGCAGAAGCTTTTGTCACGCGTCGGCCAGACGGGCGCGCAGAACATTCGCGTCTATAATGACGATGCGACGCAACTGCTCGACTGGCTGCCGGACGCTTCGCTCGACCACATCGATCTGCTCTATCCCGATCCCTGGCCGAAGCGGAAGCACTGGAAACGCCGCTTCGTCTCCAAGACCAATCTCGACCGCTTCCACCGGGTGCTGAAGCCCGGCGGCCTGTTCTGCTTCGCCTCCGACATCGACACCTATGTGAACTGGACGCTGATCAAATGCCGCGACCATGGCGGCTTCGACTGGCTGGCCGACAATGCGGCGGATTGGCTGACCCCCTATGAGGGCTGGCCGAGCACGCGCTACGAGGCCAAGGCACGCCGCGAGGGCCGCTCTTCGGCCTATCTGACCTTCAGGAAGATCTGA